In one window of Nicotiana tabacum cultivar K326 chromosome 12, ASM71507v2, whole genome shotgun sequence DNA:
- the LOC107811099 gene encoding zinc-finger homeodomain protein 2 yields MALAGEDKEMRMQGSLGYHSLDQNLDQGNHHHHHQPNNNILQPQQDHEKSSSGAAPVVPYSSGGSTNNKFKITSRARYRECLKNHAASIGGNVTDGCGEFMPCGEEGTLEALKCAACNCHRNFHRKEQQHVGADNNNNAGIMVVHPLQLPQPLPSPLPSMNHHHQHGRSVWSTMPPQPVKMAFRGSGGGGSGATDSSSEELNFNTYQQATSVPPQPQPPFVLAKKRFRTKFTQDQKEKMLEFAEKLGWRIPREDDTEVQRFCSQVGVKRQVFKVWLHNNKNPSAKKNPQEEP; encoded by the exons ATGGCATTAGCTGGTGAGGATAAGGAAATGAGAATGCAAGGGTCATTAGGGTATCATTCACTTGATCAAAACTTAGATCAAGgtaaccaccaccaccaccaccaaccgAACAACAATATTCTTCAGCCACAACAAGATCATGAAAAATCATCCTCGGGTGCAGCTCCAGTTGTACCATATTCCAGTGGCGGATCtactaataataaatttaaaataacatcacgagcaagGTATCGTGAATGCCTGAAGAATCATGCGGCCAGCATTGGTGGTAATGTTACTGACGGATGTGGTGAGTTTATGCCTTGTGGAGAAGAAGGAACGCTCGAGGCGTTGAAATGTGCTGCTTGTAATTGCCACCGTAATTTTCACAGAAAAGAACAACAACATGTTGGTgctgataataataataatgctgGTATTATGGTTGTACATCCGCTTCAGCTTCCTCAACCACTGCCTTCTCCGCTGCCATCGATGAACCATCACCATCAACACGGCCGCTCAGTTTGGAGTACTATGCCGCCTCAGCCTGTCAAAATGGCCTTTCGAG GTAGCGGAGGAGGTGGAAGTGGAGCTACGGACTCATCAAGTGAAGAACTTAACTTCAACACTTATCAGCAGGCAACCTCAGTGCCTCCTCAACCACAACCACCATTTGTGTTGGCGAAGAAACGGTTTCGGACAAAGTTCACTCAAGACCAGAAGGAAAAAATGTTGGAATTTGCAGAGAAATTAGGGTGGAGAATTCCAAGAGAAGACGACACTGAAGTACAAAGATTCTGCTCTCAAGTTGGGGTGAAGAGACAGGTTTTTAAGGTTTGGTTGCATAATAATAAGAACCCTTCTGCTAAAAAGAACCCACAAGAAGAACCTTAA